Part of the Streptomyces sp. NBC_00457 genome, GTGTGCGCCTACAACAGCTGCTCCTATGCCATCAACGGCTGGAAGGCAGCCAAGATCTGTGACGGCGACAGCGACGGCAACTACGTCGAGAGCAACTACTACCGCGACAGCGGCAGCCACGGAACCGTTGCGGAGCACAGCGGCGTGGGCCACTGCAACGCGAGCGGTAACAGCACCAACCTTGTCTACCGTCACCAGGCCCACCAGATCCGCGACTTCGCTCCGGACGCCTGGTCCAGCTTCGAGTACCGCTACTAGAAACTGACGGCGGTGGTGCAGGGTGTCAGGCTCTGCACCACCGCCGTTCGCGGGTTTCGTGACCCCAGGAACCGGAGATGCCGTATGCCCCCCACACCCACTGGCGTTCACGCCCAGGATCTGCACTACATGATCGCCACTCGAGTGATCCTGGATTCGCTGACACTGCACATCGACCGCGGTGAAAGCGTGGCCATCACAGGCCCCAGTGGATGCGGCAAGAGCACCCTGCTCAGCTGTCTCGCGGGGCTCACGCCCCCCGACCGAGGCACCGTCACCGTCGACGGCCAGGAAGTCACCGCGCTCTCACCGGGGCGCAGAGCCGCTGTCCGCCTCAGCACCATCGGAATGGTCTATCAGTTCGGTGAGCTGCTCCCGGAGCTGAGCCCGCTTGAGAACGTCGCCCTTCCCGCACTCATGGCCGGCGTCCCCACAGCCGAGACGTACGCCTGGGCGGAAGTGCTCCTCAAGGATCTGGGGGTCGCCTCCGTAGCAGCCACCGAGTGCGGGGCGCTCTCGGGCGGCGAGCGCCAGCGCGTCGCGGTAGCCAGGGCCCTGATCGGGAAGCCGCGCGTCATACTCGCCGACGAGCCCACCGGAGCACTCGACAGCGAGACCTCCGACACCGTCGCTGACCTGTTGTTCCGCCTTCCCGCA contains:
- a CDS encoding ABC transporter ATP-binding protein, encoding MIATRVILDSLTLHIDRGESVAITGPSGCGKSTLLSCLAGLTPPDRGTVTVDGQEVTALSPGRRAAVRLSTIGMVYQFGELLPELSPLENVALPALMAGVPTAETYAWAEVLLKDLGVASVAATECGALSGGERQRVAVARALIGKPRVILADEPTGALDSETSDTVADLLFRLPASHGCALVVVTHNPDVASRADRVLAMREGRLHTVHETNGAVNQR